The window CGCCCAAAACATTTCCGGCCTTACGGGAGGAAGGATATTTTTCCAGCACGTGCTGTAGAACCTGCTTTTCCACTTCACCGACAATTTCCTTAAGGGGCGGAATTTTATCTCCCAGGGGAACGCTTATGCCCCGGCCCCCATTCCCCTGCAGGATGCAGGATCCGGGTTCGGTGGAGGCCCACTGGTTAAAATGCCGGGGCAATATTTCGGTGGAGTCACTGACGTTGATGATTCGTTCCAAGGTATTTTCCAACTGCCTCACATTGCCGGGCCAGGTCTGATTCATTAAAAAATCGGCGCTTTCTTTGGTTAGAAATTTTTCCGGCTTACCCAATCGGGCACAAATTTTCCGTACCAGATGCTGGGCTGTAAGAGGAATATCCTCGGGCCGTTCCCGCAGAGGCGGTATCCTCAGGGGAATGACATCCAGGCGGTAATACAAGTCTTCCCGAAAGGTTTTCTGACGGACCATCTCCTCCAAATTCCGGTGGGTGGCGGCAATAATCCGTACATTTACCGGGATTTCCAAAATACCTCCAATTTTGCGGATGGTACTCTCCTGCAAAACCCGCAACAGCCGCACCTGCATGTGCGGGGAAAGCTCTCCGATTTCGTCCAGAAACAAAGTGCCGTTTTCCGCCTGTTCAAAGAGTCCTTTTTTGCCGCCCCGAGCCGCCCCGGTAAAGGCTCCTTCTTCATAACCAAAGAGTTCACTTTCCAGCAAAGTTTCCGGCAGGGCCGCACAATTGACAGCAATAAAAGGGGCAAGAGAACGGTGGCTCTCCATGTGAATAGCCCTGGCAAAAAGTTCTTTGCCGGTGCCGCTTTCCCCCCTCAA is drawn from Desulforamulus ruminis DSM 2154 and contains these coding sequences:
- a CDS encoding sigma 54-interacting transcriptional regulator, yielding MQAQEIVIQIHFVDRLGLAHEILEIFKNEKISLLGMEAQTNQVMMVKFACPSDRKLQRLMAELKKINGIQAVAQRDQMPYEHREHQLETILNSVSEGILAVDSQGQITHINDVACQILDFSREKVLGKTVEELFSIEIPIQETLKTGRSYRFTEIKMKKGSKVIHYLTSGVPVINEKGQIMGAVATVKDYRQVEEILSKVELGNKRLTTFDDIVHQSGRMRQLVETAKIVARGNSTILLRGESGTGKELFARAIHMESHRSLAPFIAVNCAALPETLLESELFGYEEGAFTGAARGGKKGLFEQAENGTLFLDEIGELSPHMQVRLLRVLQESTIRKIGGILEIPVNVRIIAATHRNLEEMVRQKTFREDLYYRLDVIPLRIPPLRERPEDIPLTAQHLVRKICARLGKPEKFLTKESADFLMNQTWPGNVRQLENTLERIINVSDSTEILPRHFNQWASTEPGSCILQGNGGRGISVPLGDKIPPLKEIVGEVEKQVLQHVLEKYPSSRKAGNVLGVSNTTILNKIKTYDIILTEKE